The following are encoded in a window of Magnolia sinica isolate HGM2019 chromosome 11, MsV1, whole genome shotgun sequence genomic DNA:
- the LOC131218605 gene encoding B3 domain-containing protein REM6-like isoform X3, producing MSSSQEEKKPHFFKFFLPGLTDQFLRIPQAFLKNIDDGSHGTVSLTGPSGNVWHVNLVANMNGLFFQDGWKEFVRDHFLEVGYFLVFRYDGNLRFTVQIFDTSGCEKGNSFYANCCQESSSFEEDKGNDKVKEGVAEALIVSPYKDYEDVSSGRSGEHNQITIEDLEDEKPIESSKRISVRISCKSGSNCNQVTIEDSEGEKPIESGKRSTVRISCKSRSNCNQITTEDSEDDKPIESSKRSPMRISCKSGSNYLTVDDKQSAQGSVREKPISSKRYMTRLSYTVERNQLAIQDCCQVILSCSSRNNQLAVQRPLFKKPASSTKTSMKCLSREVCSNSLTICDKQTAQRSLRKGPVNSPKRNVIRPSRLVRSSCSIRNNQLAAWQPLLKKSSGSTKRSPKKPSHQLLSKTLARYKKQPSRQVFSKTLARYKNQVVNRSLLATKRKMGSSPLEAWQSLCKKRLISTERSTKRPSRQGQSNSFTGSEAKLKCQTKTDVCAVTDFQLRVGALISQRRRVTEEEKARVLDDAKSFKSKNPSVAVVMRAGYVYVGFFMMQFIGATGCNGLNTGMVSFLGKIGCFR from the exons ATGAGTTCGTCGCAGGAGGAGAAGAAGCCTCATTTCTTCAAGTTCTTTCTCCCTGGACTCACCGATCAATTTCTA CGTATCCCACaggcatttttaaaaaatattgatGATGGATCCCATGGAACAGTTTCTTTAACAGGTCCGAGTGGGAATGTTTGGCATGTAAATTTGGTTGCGAATATGAATGGCTTGTTCTTTCAAGATGGTTGGAAGGAATTTGTGAGGGACCACTTTCTAGAAGTTGGTTACTTCTTGGTTTTCAGATATGATGGTAATCTGCGTTTTACAGTGCAAATTTTTGATACCAGTGGATGTGAGAAAGGCAATTCCTTTTATGCCAACTGTTGTCAAGAAAGTAGCAGTTTTGAAGAAGACAAGGGGAACGATAAAGTGAAAGAGGGGGTTGCTGAGGCCTTGATTGTTTCTCCATATAAAGATTATGAAGATGTTTCGAGTGGGAGGAGTGGCGAGCACAACCAAATTACAATAGAGGACTTAGAAGACGAGAAACCAATAGAGTCGAGTAAACGAATCTCGGTGAGAATATCTTGTAAATCTGGGTCAAACTGCAACCAAGTTACAATAGAGGACTCTGAAGGTGAGAAACCAATAGAGTCAGGTAAAAGAAGCACGGTGAGAATATCTTGTAAATCCAGATCAAACTGCAACCAAATTACAACAGAGGACTCCGAAGATGACAAACCAATAGAATCGAGTAAAAGAAGCCCGATGAGAATATCTTGTAAATCTGGGTCAAACTATTTGACCGTGGATGACAAACAATCAGCACAAGGCTCTGTGCGTGAGAAACCCATCAGTTCAAAAAGGTACATGACAAGGTTATCATACACAGTTGAGCGCAACCAACTTGCCATACAAGACTGTTGCCAAGTTATTTTGAGTTGTTCAAGTAGGAATAATCAACTAGCAGTGCAGCGACCCTTGTTTAAGAAACCTGCCAGTTCTACTAAAACCAGCATGAAATGCTTGTCTCGTGAAGTTTGCTCAAATAGTTTGACCATATGTGACAAACAAACAGCTCAGCGATCTTTGCGCAAGGGACCTGTCAATTCTCCTAAAAGAAACGTGATACGACCATCTCGCTTGGTTCGTTCAAGTTGTTCGATCAGGAATAATCAACTAGCAGCTTGGCAACCCTTGTTGAAGAAATCTTCTGGTTCTACTAAAAGAAGCCCAAAGAAACCATCTCATCAACTTCTCTCAAAAACTCTAGCCCGATATAAGAAACAACCATCTCGCCAAGTTTTCTCAAAAACTTTAGCCCGATATAAGAATCAAGTAGTAAACCGATCCTTGCTTGCTACTAAAAGAAAAATGGGATCGTCTCCACTAGAAGCATGGCAATCCTTGTGTAAGAAACGTCTCATTTCTACTGAAAGAAGCACGAAGAGGCCATCTCGTCAAGGTCAATCAAATTCATTTACAGGGAGTGAAGCGAAGCTGAAGTGTCAGACTAAAACAG ATGTTTGTGCTGTTACAGATTTTCAGTTACGGGTTGGAGCTTTAATATCACAACGACGAAGAGTCacagaagaagaaaaagcaaGGGTACTTGATGACGCAAAGTCGTTTAAGTCAAAAAATCCTTCTGTTGCTGTGGTTATGCGAGCTGGTTATGTGTATGTTGGGTTTTTCATG ATGCAATTTATTGGTGCTACCGGCTGCAACGGATTAAATACTGGCATGGTATCTTTTCTAGGAAAGATTGGGTGTTTCAGATAA
- the LOC131218605 gene encoding B3 domain-containing protein Os03g0620400-like isoform X1, whose product MSSSQEEKKPHFFKFFLPGLTDQFLRIPQAFLKNIDDGSHGTVSLTGPSGNVWHVNLVANMNGLFFQDGWKEFVRDHFLEVGYFLVFRYDGNLRFTVQIFDTSGCEKGNSFYANCCQESSSFEEDKGNDKVKEGVAEALIVSPYKDYEDVSSGRSGEHNQITIEDLEDEKPIESSKRISVRISCKSGSNCNQVTIEDSEGEKPIESGKRSTVRISCKSRSNCNQITTEDSEDDKPIESSKRSPMRISCKSGSNYLTVDDKQSAQGSVREKPISSKRYMTRLSYTVERNQLAIQDCCQVILSCSSRNNQLAVQRPLFKKPASSTKTSMKCLSREVCSNSLTICDKQTAQRSLRKGPVNSPKRNVIRPSRLVRSSCSIRNNQLAAWQPLLKKSSGSTKRSPKKPSHQLLSKTLARYKKQPSRQVFSKTLARYKNQVVNRSLLATKRKMGSSPLEAWQSLCKKRLISTERSTKRPSRQGQSNSFTGSEAKLKCQTKTDVCAVTDFQLRVGALISQRRRVTEEEKARVLDDAKSFKSKNPSVAVVMRAGYVYVGFFMVLPRKFVTSYLPKEDRVMTVLDPSGRCWTMKYLARKTLGALSGGWASFSLANNLEESDVCVFERIKKDKLQVHIFRVVEEITPLIKVVSSRKKKN is encoded by the exons ATGAGTTCGTCGCAGGAGGAGAAGAAGCCTCATTTCTTCAAGTTCTTTCTCCCTGGACTCACCGATCAATTTCTA CGTATCCCACaggcatttttaaaaaatattgatGATGGATCCCATGGAACAGTTTCTTTAACAGGTCCGAGTGGGAATGTTTGGCATGTAAATTTGGTTGCGAATATGAATGGCTTGTTCTTTCAAGATGGTTGGAAGGAATTTGTGAGGGACCACTTTCTAGAAGTTGGTTACTTCTTGGTTTTCAGATATGATGGTAATCTGCGTTTTACAGTGCAAATTTTTGATACCAGTGGATGTGAGAAAGGCAATTCCTTTTATGCCAACTGTTGTCAAGAAAGTAGCAGTTTTGAAGAAGACAAGGGGAACGATAAAGTGAAAGAGGGGGTTGCTGAGGCCTTGATTGTTTCTCCATATAAAGATTATGAAGATGTTTCGAGTGGGAGGAGTGGCGAGCACAACCAAATTACAATAGAGGACTTAGAAGACGAGAAACCAATAGAGTCGAGTAAACGAATCTCGGTGAGAATATCTTGTAAATCTGGGTCAAACTGCAACCAAGTTACAATAGAGGACTCTGAAGGTGAGAAACCAATAGAGTCAGGTAAAAGAAGCACGGTGAGAATATCTTGTAAATCCAGATCAAACTGCAACCAAATTACAACAGAGGACTCCGAAGATGACAAACCAATAGAATCGAGTAAAAGAAGCCCGATGAGAATATCTTGTAAATCTGGGTCAAACTATTTGACCGTGGATGACAAACAATCAGCACAAGGCTCTGTGCGTGAGAAACCCATCAGTTCAAAAAGGTACATGACAAGGTTATCATACACAGTTGAGCGCAACCAACTTGCCATACAAGACTGTTGCCAAGTTATTTTGAGTTGTTCAAGTAGGAATAATCAACTAGCAGTGCAGCGACCCTTGTTTAAGAAACCTGCCAGTTCTACTAAAACCAGCATGAAATGCTTGTCTCGTGAAGTTTGCTCAAATAGTTTGACCATATGTGACAAACAAACAGCTCAGCGATCTTTGCGCAAGGGACCTGTCAATTCTCCTAAAAGAAACGTGATACGACCATCTCGCTTGGTTCGTTCAAGTTGTTCGATCAGGAATAATCAACTAGCAGCTTGGCAACCCTTGTTGAAGAAATCTTCTGGTTCTACTAAAAGAAGCCCAAAGAAACCATCTCATCAACTTCTCTCAAAAACTCTAGCCCGATATAAGAAACAACCATCTCGCCAAGTTTTCTCAAAAACTTTAGCCCGATATAAGAATCAAGTAGTAAACCGATCCTTGCTTGCTACTAAAAGAAAAATGGGATCGTCTCCACTAGAAGCATGGCAATCCTTGTGTAAGAAACGTCTCATTTCTACTGAAAGAAGCACGAAGAGGCCATCTCGTCAAGGTCAATCAAATTCATTTACAGGGAGTGAAGCGAAGCTGAAGTGTCAGACTAAAACAG ATGTTTGTGCTGTTACAGATTTTCAGTTACGGGTTGGAGCTTTAATATCACAACGACGAAGAGTCacagaagaagaaaaagcaaGGGTACTTGATGACGCAAAGTCGTTTAAGTCAAAAAATCCTTCTGTTGCTGTGGTTATGCGAGCTGGTTATGTGTATGTTGGGTTTTTCATG GTTCTTCCGAGGAAATTCGTGACATCTTATCTTCCTAAAGAAGATAGAGTGATGACTGTTTTGGATCCAAGTGGGAGGTGTTGGACCATGAAATACCTTGCTCGCAAAACTCTTGGTGCTCTCAGCGGCGGTTGGGCCTCCTTTTCCCTTGCTAATAATCTTGAGGAAAGCGATGTCTGTGTCTTTGAGCGTATCAAAAAGGACAAGCTGCAGGTGCATATTTTCAGGGTAGTGGAAGAAATCACACCGTTGATCAAGGTCGTCTCaagtagaaagaaaaagaattga
- the LOC131218605 gene encoding B3 domain-containing protein Os11g0197600-like isoform X2 → MSSSQEEKKPHFFKFFLPGLTDQFLRIPQAFLKNIDDGSHGTVSLTGPSGNVWHVNLVANMNGLFFQDGWKEFVRDHFLEVGYFLVFRYDGNLRFTVQIFDTSGCEKGNSFYANCCQESSSFEEDKGNDKVKEGVAEALIVSPYKDYEDVSSGRSGEHNQITIEDLEDEKPIESSKRISVRISCKSGSNCNQVTIEDSEGEKPIESGKRSTVRISCKSRSNCNQITTEDSEDDKPIESSKRSPMRISCKSGSNYLTVDDKQSAQGSVREKPISSKRYMTRLSYTVERNQLAIQDCCQVILSCSSRNNQLAVQRPLFKKPASSTKTSMKCLSREVCSNSLTICDKQTAQRSLRKGPVNSPKRNVIRPSRLVRSSCSIRNNQLAAWQPLLKKSSGSTKRSPKKPSHQLLSKTLARYKKQPSRQVFSKTLARYKNQVVNRSLLATKRKMGSSPLEAWQSLCKKRLISTERSTKRPSRQGQSNSFTGSEAKLKCQTKTDFQLRVGALISQRRRVTEEEKARVLDDAKSFKSKNPSVAVVMRAGYVYVGFFMVLPRKFVTSYLPKEDRVMTVLDPSGRCWTMKYLARKTLGALSGGWASFSLANNLEESDVCVFERIKKDKLQVHIFRVVEEITPLIKVVSSRKKKN, encoded by the exons ATGAGTTCGTCGCAGGAGGAGAAGAAGCCTCATTTCTTCAAGTTCTTTCTCCCTGGACTCACCGATCAATTTCTA CGTATCCCACaggcatttttaaaaaatattgatGATGGATCCCATGGAACAGTTTCTTTAACAGGTCCGAGTGGGAATGTTTGGCATGTAAATTTGGTTGCGAATATGAATGGCTTGTTCTTTCAAGATGGTTGGAAGGAATTTGTGAGGGACCACTTTCTAGAAGTTGGTTACTTCTTGGTTTTCAGATATGATGGTAATCTGCGTTTTACAGTGCAAATTTTTGATACCAGTGGATGTGAGAAAGGCAATTCCTTTTATGCCAACTGTTGTCAAGAAAGTAGCAGTTTTGAAGAAGACAAGGGGAACGATAAAGTGAAAGAGGGGGTTGCTGAGGCCTTGATTGTTTCTCCATATAAAGATTATGAAGATGTTTCGAGTGGGAGGAGTGGCGAGCACAACCAAATTACAATAGAGGACTTAGAAGACGAGAAACCAATAGAGTCGAGTAAACGAATCTCGGTGAGAATATCTTGTAAATCTGGGTCAAACTGCAACCAAGTTACAATAGAGGACTCTGAAGGTGAGAAACCAATAGAGTCAGGTAAAAGAAGCACGGTGAGAATATCTTGTAAATCCAGATCAAACTGCAACCAAATTACAACAGAGGACTCCGAAGATGACAAACCAATAGAATCGAGTAAAAGAAGCCCGATGAGAATATCTTGTAAATCTGGGTCAAACTATTTGACCGTGGATGACAAACAATCAGCACAAGGCTCTGTGCGTGAGAAACCCATCAGTTCAAAAAGGTACATGACAAGGTTATCATACACAGTTGAGCGCAACCAACTTGCCATACAAGACTGTTGCCAAGTTATTTTGAGTTGTTCAAGTAGGAATAATCAACTAGCAGTGCAGCGACCCTTGTTTAAGAAACCTGCCAGTTCTACTAAAACCAGCATGAAATGCTTGTCTCGTGAAGTTTGCTCAAATAGTTTGACCATATGTGACAAACAAACAGCTCAGCGATCTTTGCGCAAGGGACCTGTCAATTCTCCTAAAAGAAACGTGATACGACCATCTCGCTTGGTTCGTTCAAGTTGTTCGATCAGGAATAATCAACTAGCAGCTTGGCAACCCTTGTTGAAGAAATCTTCTGGTTCTACTAAAAGAAGCCCAAAGAAACCATCTCATCAACTTCTCTCAAAAACTCTAGCCCGATATAAGAAACAACCATCTCGCCAAGTTTTCTCAAAAACTTTAGCCCGATATAAGAATCAAGTAGTAAACCGATCCTTGCTTGCTACTAAAAGAAAAATGGGATCGTCTCCACTAGAAGCATGGCAATCCTTGTGTAAGAAACGTCTCATTTCTACTGAAAGAAGCACGAAGAGGCCATCTCGTCAAGGTCAATCAAATTCATTTACAGGGAGTGAAGCGAAGCTGAAGTGTCAGACTAAAACAG ATTTTCAGTTACGGGTTGGAGCTTTAATATCACAACGACGAAGAGTCacagaagaagaaaaagcaaGGGTACTTGATGACGCAAAGTCGTTTAAGTCAAAAAATCCTTCTGTTGCTGTGGTTATGCGAGCTGGTTATGTGTATGTTGGGTTTTTCATG GTTCTTCCGAGGAAATTCGTGACATCTTATCTTCCTAAAGAAGATAGAGTGATGACTGTTTTGGATCCAAGTGGGAGGTGTTGGACCATGAAATACCTTGCTCGCAAAACTCTTGGTGCTCTCAGCGGCGGTTGGGCCTCCTTTTCCCTTGCTAATAATCTTGAGGAAAGCGATGTCTGTGTCTTTGAGCGTATCAAAAAGGACAAGCTGCAGGTGCATATTTTCAGGGTAGTGGAAGAAATCACACCGTTGATCAAGGTCGTCTCaagtagaaagaaaaagaattga
- the LOC131218609 gene encoding B3 domain-containing protein Os01g0723500-like, with amino-acid sequence MQVERERGREMKRKPHFFKVLLGDFSHSLRIPPAFVKYIAKEVSQRAILKGPSGRIWHVELCKRTSGTYLQNGWQEFVKDHSLQEYEFLVFRYDGDVHFTVQIFDRTACEKKDVLTMKTPTESTSKESKKRGREEENSLDSSKFSHRKAHKSETEKHEIACVHAPQHSFRDDYIDAIQGLHTPPKSDGFVKIKTEDVELPISGIASPAVKVDFSPRMQLPASEKADSFTSKFPYFITQLRMFNVRTTLVLHIPISFSRLYLPTERTTLLVRDPTGRPWEVNYLYRNGRGFLSGGWPAFSRSNSLKKGDFCAFELVGQKEIQVHIFRLVEEIMPLIKVSEPM; translated from the exons ATgcaggtagagagagagagagggagagagatgaaaaGAAAGCCTCATTTCTTCAAAGTGCTGTTGGGGGATTTCTCGCATTCTCTG CGGATACCTCCTGCCTTTGTGAAATATATTGCAAAAGAAGTATCTCAAAGAGCCATTCTAAAGGGTCCTAGTGGTAGGATTTGGCATGTGGAGTTATGTAAAAGGACCAGTGGCACATATCTGCAGAATGGTTGGCAGGAATTTGTAAAGGACCATTCATTACAGGAATATGAATTTCTAGTCTTCAGATATGATGGCGATGTGCATTTCACCGTGCAAATTTTTGATCGAACTGCATGCGAGAAAAAAGACGTTCTTACTATGAAAACTCCCACAGAATCGACCAGCAAAGAAAGCAAGAAACGAGGTAGGGAGGAGGAGAATTCTTTGGATTCCAGTAAATTCTCTCACCGTAAAGCTCACAAAAGTGAAACAGAGAAGCATGAAATTGCGTGTGTGCATGCACCACAACATTCGTTCAGAGATGATTATATCGATGCTATTCAAG GCCTACATACACCTCCAAAATCTGATGGGTTTGTGAAGATCAAAACAGAGGATGTTGAATTGCCCATATCTGGAATTGCTTCACCGGCTGTGAAAGTTGATTTTTCACCAAGAATGCAGCTCCCAGCTTCTGAAAAGGCCGACTCTTTTACTTCCAAATTTCCGTATTTCATAACACAGTTGAGAATGTTCAATGTGCGCACGACATTGGTACTG CACATACCAATTAGCTTCTCGAGGCTATATCTTCCTACAGAGAGAACCACACTGCTTGTCCGAGATCCGACTGGGAGGCCGTGGGAAGTGAACTACCTCTATAGAAATGGAAGAGGCTTCTTGTCTGGTGGGTGGCCTGCCTTTTCACGCAGTAACAGTCTTAAAAAAGGAGATTTCTGTGCATTTGAGCTGGTGGGTCAGAAGGAAATACAAGTGCACATCTTCCGCTTGGTCGAAGAAATCATGCCGTTGATCAAAGTGTCCGAGCCAATGTAA